CCAGCGTATACTCCGCCGCATCGCCGCCTGCCAGATTCAGCAGCGTCGGGAACAGATCCATCGCCGCCACCGGCTCCTCGATAATCTGGTTTCTTTTGATTCCTGCCGGATACGAGATAAGCGCCGGAACCCTGATGCCGCCCTCAAAGAGGCTGAATTTGTGTCCCTTGAAGCCTCCTGTCTGCCCGCCGTAGTAGGGATCGCCGCAGCCGTCCATGAAGTTTCTCGATTCTCTCGACGGACCGTTGTCACTTTGGAAATAAATGATCGTATCTTCATAGATGCCCTGGCGCTTCAATTCATTTACAATATCACCGATGCCGTCGTCGACTGCCGCGATCATCGCCGCCATCACCTGCCTGTCCCACGGAAGATGGGCAAATCTGTCCATGTACTCCTGCGGCGCATGCATCGGATAATGCGGGGCATTGTAGCCAAGATAGATCATAAACGGGTCGGTGTCGGATGCGTGCTCCCGAATATATTTTACGGTTTTCCTGGTTGCCATCTCCGTAAAATATTCGCCGTTTTGATACACTTCCCGGTCATTTTCCCAGAGATCATGTGTAGGATCACACCCCCCGTCACTCATGCCATAGTAAAAAATGTGTGAATAATAGTCGATGCACCCCGCCATAAAGCCGTAAAAATAGTCGAATCCGTTATCCCACGGACGGCAACCTTCTTTTAATCCCAGATGCCACTTTCCGATCAGAGCCGTGCTGTATCCGGATTCTTTCAGTGCCGCTGCGATCGTCGGTGTCTCCTTCGTCAGCCCGGTAGCTTTCCGGTGTCCGGCGAGGATCGCCCTTACGCCTGCATTTCCCGGATATCTTCCCGTCAGCAGGGACGCTCTGGACGGAGAGCACACCGGACTGCCCGCATACATGCTTTTAAATAATGCCCCTTCCGATGCGAGGCTGTCGATATTCGGAGTGACAAAATCCGTGCTTCCCATGCAGGATAAATCACCGTATCCCTGGTCA
The Ruminococcus gauvreauii genome window above contains:
- a CDS encoding sulfatase family protein, yielding MNQSVKKRPNVIMIMTDDQGYGDLSCMGSTDFVTPNIDSLASEGALFKSMYAGSPVCSPSRASLLTGRYPGNAGVRAILAGHRKATGLTKETPTIAAALKESGYSTALIGKWHLGLKEGCRPWDNGFDYFYGFMAGCIDYYSHIFYYGMSDGGCDPTHDLWENDREVYQNGEYFTEMATRKTVKYIREHASDTDPFMIYLGYNAPHYPMHAPQEYMDRFAHLPWDRQVMAAMIAAVDDGIGDIVNELKRQGIYEDTIIYFQSDNGPSRESRNFMDGCGDPYYGGQTGGFKGHKFSLFEGGIRVPALISYPAGIKRNQIIEEPVAAMDLFPTLLNLAGGDAAEYTLDGSDLTTLLTTGADHVHDQIFWEMEGQTAVREGNYKLVLNGQLVESEAPQDEIFLSDLAGDPGETHNIAGQYPEITERLKNAAISWRENLERNWDEKFAGRYKSLT